One genomic segment of Mesoterricola silvestris includes these proteins:
- a CDS encoding Hsp20/alpha crystallin family protein, whose protein sequence is MNLIRRDNRAIPATPAFEPFGVMRNFLRWDPFRDLDFNMDLQTAFTPSFDIRETPEAYLFEADLPGIRREDVEINLTGNRITITGKREARARKEKENIFMLERSNGAFTRSFNLPDGVDAGKVAADLKDGVLTLTLPKVPEVQPKKIEISLAR, encoded by the coding sequence ATGAACCTCATCCGCCGTGACAACCGCGCCATCCCCGCCACCCCCGCCTTCGAGCCCTTCGGGGTCATGCGCAATTTCCTGAGGTGGGACCCCTTCCGGGACCTGGACTTCAACATGGACCTCCAGACCGCCTTCACCCCCTCCTTCGATATCCGGGAGACCCCGGAGGCCTACCTCTTCGAGGCCGACCTGCCGGGCATCCGCCGGGAGGACGTGGAGATCAACCTCACGGGCAACCGGATCACCATCACCGGCAAGCGCGAGGCGCGGGCCCGCAAGGAGAAGGAGAACATCTTCATGCTCGAGCGGAGCAACGGGGCCTTCACCCGCAGCTTCAACCTCCCCGACGGCGTGGACGCCGGCAAGGTGGCCGCGGACCTGAAGGACGGCGTGCTGACCCTCACCCTGCCCAAGGTGCC